In Aspergillus flavus chromosome 3, complete sequence, one genomic interval encodes:
- the Ku80 gene encoding ATP-dependent DNA helicase II subunit 2, translating into MADKEATVYIVDVGRSMGECRNGRSVTDLEWAMQYVWDRITGTVATGRKTAMMGVIGLRTDETSNELEDDVHFSHIAVLSNLKQFLMPDIRKLEDELKPSKTDKGDAISAIILAIQMIITHCKKLKYRRKIVLVTNGQGRMSDEDLGEIVKKVKEDNIELVVMGIDFDDPEYGYKEEDKDPHKAENETLLRTLVEDCDGVYGTFEQAVAELDIPRVKSVRSVASFKGYLQLGNPEEYDSALRIPVERYYRTYPAKPPTASSFVLRSEPEAGQEEAESSEAAAATQKGSQSGDAGLTAVRTMRTYQVEDKSAPGGKIDIERDELAKGYEYGRTAVHISETDENITILDTFAGLELMGFIQTDQYQRYMHMSNTNIIIAQRANDKAALALSSFIHALFELECYAVARLVVKENKPPVIVLLAPSIEPEYECLLEVQLPFAEDVRTYRFPPLDKVITVSGKVVTQHRNLPSDDLLDVMGKYVNSMELVDADEDGDPVETFPIDDSYSPVLHRIDAAIRARAIHPDQPIPPPSERLTKFSHPREDLIEKSQKHLEKLIEIADVKKVPPKAKGRKRTRETEKPLSGLDVDALLHHEKRAKISPNNAIPEFKQTLAQAENIEAIKDATKQMMVIVEDQIKHSLGDANYDRVIEALGTMRDELVSYEEPASYNDFLGQLKDKLLQEKLGGDRQELWWLIRRNKLGLVTQRESDQSRVTDTEAKEFMSAR; encoded by the exons ATGGCGGACAAGGAAGCAACTGTGTATATTGTGGACGTTGGGAGGTCCATGGGAGAATGTCGCAATGGCCGATCAGTGACTGATCTTGAATGGGCCATGCAGTATGTCTGGGATCGCATTACAGGAACA GTGGCCACTGGCCGCAAAACTGCCATGATGGGTGTGATTGGACTCAGGACAGATG AAACGTCCAACGAACTTGAAGATGACGTACATTTCTCTCACATTGCAGTTCTGTCGAACCTCAAACA GTTTCTTATGCCGGACATTCGGAAACTGGAAGATGAACTGAAACCGAGCAAAACGGACAAAGGAGACG CTATTTCCGCTATTATCTTGGCTATTCAGATGATTATCACGCATTGCAAGAAGTTGAAGTACAGGCGCAAGATCGTCCTCGTCACTAACGGACAGGGGCGCATGAGCGATGAAGACCTGGGCGAGATTGtgaagaaggtcaaggaagaTAACATCGAGCTTGTTGTTAT GGGAATTGATTTCGATGACCCTGAGTACGGttacaaagaagaagacaaagacccTCACAAG GCCGAAAATGAAACTCTCTTGCGTACCCTTGTGGAAGATTGTGATGGAGTCTATGGAACATTCGAGCAGGCTGTGGCTGAACTAGACATCCCCCGTGTCAAGTCTGTCAGGTCAGTGGCAAGCTTCAAAGGATATCTCCAACTAGGCAACCCAGAGGAGTATGACTCTGCTCTCCGCATTCCTGTTGAAAGGTACTATCGGACTTACCCGGCCAAACCCCCGACCGCAAGTTCTTTCGTCCTGCGCTCAGAGCCTGAAGCTGGACAAGAAGAGGCAGAGTCATctgaggctgctgctgctacaCAAAAAGGGAGCCAATCTGGAGATGCCGGATTGACCGCTGTGAGAACCATGAGAACATATCAAGTTGAGGACAAAAGTGCACCGGGGGGGAAAATCGACATCGAACGAGATGAGCTCGCCAAAGGATATGAGTATGGACGGACAGCAGTTCACATTAGTGAAACTGACGAGAACATCACGATTCTCGATACATTCGCAGGGCTGGAGTTGATGGGCTTCATCCAGACTGACCAG TATCAACGTTATATGCACATGTCCAACACAAACATCATAATTGCACAACGTGCCAACGACAAAGCAGCTCTTGCCCTTTCATCCTTTATACACGCCCTTTTTGAGCTAGAATGCTATGCTGTTGCTCGCCTAGTCGTGAAAGAGAACAAGCCACCAGTTATAGTCTTGCTCGCGCCCTCGATCGAGCCTGAGTATGAATGCCTTCTCGAAGTCCAGTTACCATTTGCAGAAGATGTCCGAACTTATCGGTTCCCTCCTCTGGATAAAGTGATTACTGTTTCTGGAAAGGTTGTGACGCAACACCGGAATCTTCCCAGTGATGATTTACTCGATGTGATGGGCAAGTACGTGAATAGTATGGAGCTTGTCGACGCAGATGAGGATGG GGATCCAGTGGAGACTTTCCCTATCGACGACTCGTATTCCCCAGTTTTGCACCGGATTGACGCCGCCATCCGTGCTCGGGCTATACATCCTGACCAGCCCATACCTCCTCCATCAGAGAGACTGACAAAATTCTCACACCCACGAGAGGATCTCATCGAGAAATCACAGAAACACCTAGAGAAGTTGATCGAGATAGCCGATGTTAAGAAGG TTCCTCCCAAAGCGAAGGGTCGCAAGCGCACTCGCGAAACCGAAAAGCCACTTTCCGGACTCGACGTCGATGCCCTGCTTCATCATGAAAAGCGCGCCAAGATATCTCCCAACAATGCCATTCCTGAGTTCAAGCAGACTCTCGCACAGGCCGAGAATATCGAGGCCATCAAAGACGCTACAAAGCAGATGATGGTCATCGTTGAAGATCAAATCAAACACAGTCTCGGTGATGCTAACTACGACCGGGTCATTGAAGCGCTGGGCACGATGCGTGACGAGTTGGTATCTTACGAAGAGCCTGCCTCGTACAATGACTTCCTGGGCCAGCTCAAGGATAAGTTGCTGCAGGAGAAGCTTGGAGGAGACCGACAAGAGCTGTGGTGGCTTATTCGACGAAACAAGCTGGGACTTGTCACTCAGCGCGAGTCGGATCAATCTAGGGTTACCGATACGGAAGCCAAAGAA TTCATGTCCGCCAGATGA
- a CDS encoding coatomer subunit gamma (putative coatomer subunit gamma, putative): MSYMKKDEDADQTMIKLDRTSVFQDARLFNTSPISPRQCRTLLTKIAVLLFTGEQFPTNEATTLFFGISKLFQNKDPSLRQMVYLVLKELANTAEDVIMSTSIIMKDTAVGSDVLYRANAIRALCRIIDATTVQGIERLIKTAIVDKTPSVSSAALVSSYHLLPIARDVVRRWQSETQEAASSGKQSTGFLGFGGSSTHAISQSNFMTQYHAIGLLYQMRSHDRMALVKMVQQYGAAGVIKSPAALVLLVRLAAKLAEEDQSLRKPMMQMLDGWLRHKHEMVNFEAAKAICDMRDVTDAEASQAVHVLQLFLSSPRAITKFAAIRILHNFATFKPHVVNVCNPDIESLISNSNRSIATFAITTLLKTGNEASVDRLMKQISGFMADITDEFKITIVEAIRTLCLKFPSKQAGMLAFLSGILRDEGGYEFKRSVVESMFDLIKFVPESREDALAHLCEFIEDCEFTKLSVRVLHLLGVEGPKTSHPTKYIRYIYNRVVLENAIVRAAAVTALAKFGVGQKDPEVKSSVSVLLTRCLDDTDDEVRDRAALNLRLMAEEDETASLFLKNDSMYSLSTFEHQLVMYVTSTEKETFAAAFDVSTVPVVTQEQALAEERTKKLTTATPTLKAPSTGPPKSKANGVAEAATVAATQKYAEELMRIPELKEYGTLLKSSVPVELTESETEYVVTAVKHVFKEHIVVQYDIKNTLPDTVLEDVTVVATPSEEDVLEEEFIVPAPKLATNEPGIVYVTFKKLAGENSVPVTSFTNILKFTSKEIDPTTGEPEDSGYEDEYQVEDLELTGSDYVIPTFAGSFDHVWEQTGANGEEESETLQLSNMKGISDATEQLISALSLQPLEGTDVALSNSTHTLKLFGKTVSGGRVAALIKMAFSSKTGVTTKITVRAEEEGVAPAVIASLS; this comes from the exons ATGAGCTacatgaagaaagatgagGACGCCGACCAGACTATGATCAAGCTGGATCGGACCTCCGTCTTCCAAGATG CCCGATTGTTCAACACCTCACCGATCTCTCCGCGACAATGTCGTACCCTTCTGACCAAGATTGCGGTCCTCCTTTTCACCGGGGAGCAATTCCCCACGAACGAGGCGACGACGCTGTTTTTCGGTATTTCGAAATTGTTCCAGAACAAAGACCCATCGCTGCGGCAAATGGTATATCTTGTCCTGAAAGAGCTTGCCAACACTGCGGAGGATGTTATCATGTCGACGAGCATTATCATGAAAGACACCGCTGTCGGTAGCGATGTGCTCTACCGGGCGAACGCTATCCGTGCTCTGTGCCGCATCATTGAT GCCACGACTGTGCAAGGCATTGAACGCTTGATCAAGACCGCAATTGTTGACAAGACCCCCTCGGTCTCCTCCGCCGCCCTGGTCTCTTCGTACCACCTCCTCCCGATCGCCCGTGATGTTGTCCGCAGATGGCAGAGTGAAACACAGGAAGCAGCATCGTCCGGAAAGCAATCGACTGGATTCCTTGGGTTTGGCGGCAGCTCTACCCATGCCATCTCGCAGTCGAACTTCATGACACAATACCACGCAATTGGCCTTCTCTATCAGATGCGCTCGCACGATCGTATGGCTCTTGTGAAGATGGTTCAGCAGTATGGTGCTGCTGGTGTGATCAAGAGCCCGGCTGCCCTGGTCCTGCTGGTGCGGTTAGCAGCGAAGTtggcagaagaagaccagAGCTTGAGAAAGCCTATGATGCAGATGCTTGATGGTTGGCTTCGACACAAGCACGAAATGGTCAACTTCGAGGCGGCAAAGGCTATTTGCGATATGAGGGATGTTACCGATGCCGAGGCCTCTCAAGCTGTCCATGTCCTGCAATTGTTCTTGTCATCGCCACGGGCGATCACCAAGTTCGCAGCTATCCGCATCCTCCATAACTTCGCAACATTCAAGCCCCATGTGGTGAACGTCTGCAACCCTGACATCGAGTCGTTGATCTCGAACTCCAACCGCTCCATTGCTACCTTCGCTATTACCACGCTGCTCAAGACTGGCAACGAGGCCAGTGTCGACCGTCTGATGAAGCAGATCTCTGGCTTCATGGCTGATATTACCGACGAGTTCAAGATTACTATTGTTGAGGCTATTCGCACGTTGTGTCTGAAGTTCCCCAGCAAGCAGGCCGGCATGCTTGCATTCCTTAGCGGCATTCTGCGGGATGAGGGTGGATATGAGTTTAAGCGGAGCGTTGTCGAGAGCATGTTTGATTTGATCAAATTCGTTCCCGAGAGTAGGGAAGATG CTCTCGCCCACCTCTGTGAGTTCATTGAAGACTGTGAATTCACCAAATTGTCCGTTCGGGTTCTGCACCTTCTTGGTGTAGAAGGCCCAAAGACTTCCCATCCTACCAAGTACATTCGCTATATTTACAATCGAGTCGTCTTGGAGAATGCAATCGTACGAGCTGCTGCTGTGACGGCCTTGGCCAAGTTTGGCGTTGGACAGAAAGACCCAGAAGTGAAGTCAAGCGTTTCTGTACTTCTCACGCGCTGTCTTGATGACACTGATGATGAAGTGCGTGATCGTGCTGCTCTCAACCTCCGTCTCATGGCCGAGGAGGACGAGACAGCGTCGCTTTTCCTCAAGAACG ACTCGATGTACTCTCTTTCCACATTCGAGCACCAGCTCGTGATGTATGTGACATcgacagagaaagaaacgtTTGCCGCGGCCTTCGACGTCTCTACAGTCCCGGTTGTTACTCAAGAGCAAGCCCTGGCCGAAGAACGGACCAAGAAACTCACGACTGCAACCCCCACACTCAAGGCTCCATCCACCGGTCCCCCGAAGAGCAAGGCCAATGGTGTTGCCGAAGCTGCCACCGTTGCTGCCACCCAGAAGTACGCCGAGGAGCTTATGCGGATTCCAGAGCTCAAGGAGTACGGCACTTTGCTCAAATCTTCTGTTCCCGTCGAGCTTACCGAAAGCGAAACTGAGTACGTCGTCACGGCGGTCAAGCATGTCTTCAAGGAACACATTGTGGTGCAGTACGATATCAAGAACACTCTGCCAGATACTGTTCTAGAAGATGTCACTGTTGTTGCGACGCCctccgaagaagatgttTTGGAAGAAGAGTTCATTGTGCCCGCCCCCAAGCTTGCTACGAATGAGCCCGGAATTGTATATGTTACGTTCAAGAAACTTGCTGGCGAGAACAGCGTACCAGTCACATCATTTACGAATATTCTGAAGTTCACCAGCAAGGAGATCGATCCTACGACTGGTGAGCCTGAGGACAGCGGATATGAGGACGAGTACCAGGTCGAGGATCTGGAGCTCACAGGCAGCGATTACGTTATTCCCACTTTTGCTGGCAGCTTCGACCATGTCTGGGAGCAAACTGGTGCAaacggagaggaagagagcgaaaCTCTGCAACTTAGCAACATGAAGGGCATATCAG ATGCCACCGAACAATTAATCTCCGCGCTATCTTTGCAACCTCTTGAGGGAACTGATGTGGCCCTCAGCAACAGCACACACACGCTCAAGCTCTTTGGAAAGACGGTATCAGGTGGCCGGGTTGCAGCCCTGATCAAGATGGCATTCTCCAGCAAGACCGGTGTCACGACGAAGATTACCGTGCgggcggaggaagaaggcgTCGCACCGGCTGTGATTGCATCCCTTTCCTAA
- a CDS encoding putative SNARE complex subunit has product MSPNLEITIPTTSLSPTSPPYTVYNLTLRLPLRSFTISKRYSDFLNFHKTLLTQTNIPPPAPLPQKTWFKNTVSNASLREDRRQALEAYLQAINDADDPRWRNSPAWRAFLNLPSAANASHTSTRLHAAITDPGSGADNPISDPTLWLDVYRDMKSHLHDARLHLTRRDQETTPQKQHESSARAKSSLVRAGSLVAALEEGLKVMGEAANRAQSPSGKGRGGSLGDGELRRRKDLLINARKEKDGLEDLLNAMAAKSRVDHAVASVQDKEALVGSASRKPARSGRVLGKETERTRELDNQGLLQLQRQTMEDQDQSVEELLKIIRRQKELGIAINEEVEIQNALLSIANEDAERVHRKIDIGKKRIGKIS; this is encoded by the exons ATGTCCCCCAATCTCGAAATCACAATCCCAACAACCAGTCTCTCCCCAACATCCCCCCCCTACACCGTCTACAACCTAACCCTCCGGCTCCCCCTGCGCTCCTTCACAATCTCAAAACGCTACTCAGACTTCCTCAACTTCCACAAAACCCTCCTCACGCAAACCAATATCCCTCCACCCGCCCCCTTACCCCAAAAAACCTGGTTCAAAAACACCGTCTCAAACGCCTCCCTCCGCGAAGACCGCCGCCAAGCATTAGAAGCCTACCTGCAGGCCATAAACGACGCCGACGATCCCCGATGGCGCAATTCGCCCGCCTGGCGCGCGTTCCTGAATCTCCCGTCTGCCGCGAACGCTTCGCATACCTCGACGAGACTCCATGCGGCGATTACGGACCCCGGGAGTGGTGCGGATAATCCGATCTCGGATCCGACGCTGTGGTTGGATGTGTATCGGGATATGAAGTCGCACTTGCATGATGCGAGGTTGCATTTGACGAGGCGGGATCAGGAGACCACGCCGCAGAAGCAGCATGAGAGTTCGGCGCGCGCGAAGAGTAGTCTTGTGCGGGCGGGGAGCTTGGTTGCGGCGTTGGAGGAGGGGTTGAAGGTTATGGGGGAGGCGGCGAATCGGGCGCAGAGTCCTAGTGGCAAGGGGAGGGGTGGTTCGTTGGGGGATGGGGAGTTGCGGCGGAGGAAGGATCTTCTGATTAATGCGcggaaggagaaggatgggttggaggatttgttgAATGCTATGGCGGCTAAGAGTCGGGTGGATCATGCCGTGGCTTCGGTGCAGGATAAGGAGGCGTTGGTTGGGAGCGCCAGTAGGAAGCCTGCCAGGTCGGGGAGGGTTCTGGGGAAGGAGACGGAGAGGACGCGGGAACTGGATAATCAGGGACTGTTACAATTGCAGAGGCAGACGATGGAAGATCAGGACCAGAGTGTGGAGGAGTTGTTGAAGATTATACGAAGGCAGAAGGAACTGGGCATTGCTATAAatgaggaggtggagattCAGAATGCCCTTCTGTCGATAGCTAATGAGGATGCTGAACG GGTACACCGTAAAATCGAtattggaaagaagaggataggGAAGATTTCCTAG
- a CDS encoding putative HAD superfamily hydrolase (putative phosphatase), translating into MRPHGLYRSFGLLHRAATRSFLETGAGRRFVQTTTTSPPRVPDFAFAFDIDGVLLRSSKPIPGAAESLALLKEQGIPFILLTNGGGKHETERVAEISEKLQLPLDPSVIVQSHSPFAELVRGPDEQSSLENKCVLVVGGDGDRCRQVAERYGFKNVITPGDIIMANPTIWPFSNVFKDYYKSFARPLPNPQDPKDPTKGLKVDAIFVYNDPRDWALDAQIIMDFLLSSQGVLGTLSEKNGRSDLPNRGYQQDGQPPLYFSNPDLWWAAAYHLPRLGQGGFREALEGTWAATTGGPSKGVELKKIVIGKPYQGTYEFAENQLLRNRSRVFGAEANIPLRNVYMIGDNPESDIQGANTYRSPYGSNWHSLLVRTGVYSGGEPTWTPESIHDNVKKAVEYGLKSSQW; encoded by the exons ATGCGGCCTCACGGGCTCTATCGGTCCTTCGGCCTCCTTCATCGCGCGGCCACTCGTTCGTTCTTGGAGACCGGTGCAGGTCGCCGATTCGTTCAAACGACAACCACCTCCCCGCCTCGGGTCCCAGACTTTGCCTTTGCCTTCGA TATCGATGGTGTCCTTCTCAGATCCTCCAAGCCCATCCCCGGCGCCGCGGAGTCATTAGCTCTCCTCAAGGAACAGGGTATTCCCTTCATTCTGTTGACAAATGGCGGTGGGAAACATGAGACGGAGAGAGTGGCCGAAATCAGTGAGAAACTTCAGTTGCCATTGGATCCCTCGGTGATTGTCCAGAGCCATTCCCCGTTCGCGGAGCTCGTACGCGGACCGGACGAGCAGAGCTCTCTCGAGAACAAGTGCGTGCTAGTAGTCGGAGGCGATGGCGACCGCTGTCGACAAGTTGCAGAGAG GTACGGCTTCAAAAACGTGATCACACCCGGTGATATCATCATGGCCAACCCGACCATTTGGCCTTTCTCGAATGTGTTCAAGGACTACTATAAATCATTTGCCAGACCCCTGCCGAACCCCCAGGATCCTAAAGATCCGACCAAGGGCCTTAAGGTTGACGCCATCTTTGTTTACAATGACCCGCGTGACTGGGCTCTGGATGCGCAAATAATTATGGATTTCCTACTTTCGTCTCAGGGTGTCCTTGGTACTCTCTCAGAGAAGAACGGACGGTCTGACTTGCCGAACCGGGGTTACCAGCAAGATGGTCAGCCACCTCTCTACTTCTCGAATCCCGATCTGTGGTGGGCTGCAGCCTACCATCTCCCGCGTCTCGGCCAGGGTGGATTCCGGGAAGCGCTGGAAGGTACTTGGGCTGCGACGACTGGTGGCCCGAGCAAAGGCGTTGAGCTGAAGAAAATAGTTATCGGGAAACCGTACCAGGGAACTTATGAATTTGCAGAGAATCAGCTTTTACGGAACCGTTCCCGCGTTTTTGGCGCAGAGGCTAACATACCTCTACGAAACGTATACATGATCGGAGACAACCCAGAATCCGATATCCAGGGCGCCAATACATATAGGAGCCCTTATGGCAGCAATTGGCATTCGCTTCTCGTGCGGACTGGAGTCTACAGTGGAGGGGAACCTACATGGACACCGGAGTCCATCCACGACAATGTGAAGAAGGCTGTTGAATATGGCTTGAAATCCTCTCAGTGGTAG
- a CDS encoding F-box domain protein, with protein MERGNYNLEEWNLTRWEMRRSPAYCLLGASRTGDRRQFISLSATDPMISLNYLFSLLSLPHTNSTSTTKDRLQTTLPWKSVMHPSRHIHLPTEVVVQIVSYIDGNELDRQRTLHACCLVSHQWYSAAIAPLYERPRVDSGVSFQRFTETISPPINARKNKLNLGSFVHRLNLSHLVHHSSNSLTSRLLGRIKENLEVFVAPTLTFSISSLPALSKCTNLRSLDLGLVQEAIPFPNLKQAISRLHKLVTLRLPQSTILTDSESTKVPWPPALRRLQISGRFNPLLIPTFSWPPALTSLTLKNCSELSVSNLSSLMSSPQLGESLQRLTISGSNRGLTPESINAIPAFLPNLNFLSVPGDMVEDSFFIILCHVSPPLALEVLEFGFPCNDLKLSFETKTLISALDTGLASLRSVGFLEDLVSDERWEEDEEIDKALQERVKHRGSQPGAESRDDEEAGVYYI; from the exons ATGGAAAGAGGGAACTATAATTTGGAGGAGTGGAATCTCACTCGATGGGAGATGCGGAGGAGTCCAGCTTATTGTTTACTCGGAGCTTCGAGAACTGGTGACCGTCGGCAATTTATCTCCTTATCGGCCACCGACCCCATGATATcattaaattatttatttagtctCCTGTCTCTCCCACACACCAActccacttccaccaccaaagaTCGGCTGCAGACAACCTTACCATGGAAATCAGTGATGCACCCTTCTCGCCATATTCATCTTCCCACGGAAGTCGTTGTGCAGATCGTTTCCTACATCGACGGCAATGAACTCGATCGCCAACGGACTCTCCATGCCTGCTGTTTGGTATCACACCAATGGTACTCCGCCGCCATCGCACCCCTCTATGAAAGGCCTCGAGTAGACTCCGGAGTCTCCTTCCAGAGGTTCACGGAAACCATCAGTCCGCCAATCAATGCACGGAAGAACAAACTGAATCTCGGTAGTTTCGTGCATCGATTAAACCTAAGCCACCTCGTCCACCATAGCTCCAACAGCCTCACATCGAGACTACTGGGCCGAATCAAGGAAAACCTAGAAGTATTCGTCGCTCCAACCCTTACCTTCTC CATAAGCAGCCTCCCAGCGCTATCAAAATGCACCAACCTTCGAAGCCTCGACCTCGGACTCGTCCAAGAAGCAATCCCCTTCCCCAACCTCAAACAGGCCATAAGCCGCCTCCACAAACTCGTCACCCTTCGCCTCCCACAATCAACCATCCTGACCGACTCCGAATCTACTAAAGTACCATGGCCCCCCGCCCTCCGCCGTCTCCAGATAAGCGGACGCTTCAACCCCCTCCTAATCCCCACCTTCTCCTGGCCTCCAGCGCTCACCAGTCTAACACTGAAAAATTGCTCCGAGCTCTCCGTCTCAAACCTGAGCAGCCTCATGAGTAGTCCGCAACTAGGCGAAAGCCTTCAACGTCTCACCATCTCCGGCTCAAACCGCGGTCTAACCCCGGAATCCATCAACGCTATACCCGCCTTCCTACCCAATTTGAACTTTCTAAGTGTACCGGGCGACATGGTGGAAGActcattcttcatcatcctgtGCCACGTGTCCCCGCCGTTGGCGCTAGAAGTACTAGAATTCGGGTTTCCGTGCAATGACCTTAAGTTAAGCTTCGAGACGAAGACGCTGATAAGTGCCCTCGATACCGGGCTGGCAAGTCTTCGCTCTGTCGGGTTTCTGGAGGATCTGGTCTCAGACGAGCGctgggaagaggatgaggaaatcGATAAAGCTCTCCAGGAACGGGTTAAGCATCGTGGTTCTCAGCCTGGGGCAGAGAGCcgggatgatgaggaggcggGTGTCTATTATATCTGA
- a CDS encoding putative aspartyl-tRNA synthetase Dps1 (aspartyl-tRNA synthetase, cytoplasmic) yields MADSELPTRPKPEETPAAAPAEGAEQSKSASKNAAKKAAKEKAKAEKAAARAAQEKAQAAAAEANDTAKDLYGKIPESEDVLPTTKFDDITDDHYEKEITVVARVDNARVQSAKLAFLMLRQQGKKVQAVIAAAEPISRQMVKYTGGLNVNSIVQVTGVVKKPQVPIASATLNNHELHIRKVYTIAEAAQQLPMQVKDAERPPPETTEEGNEVDADGVPIVTLKTRLDNRVLDLQTETSQAITWISSGVAELFAEYMIKSGSRWIFTPKLVSSATEGGSNVFEVKYFKRNGYLAQSPQLYKQMCIAGDMESVFEIAPVFRAEDSNTHRHLTEFSGLDFEKTFHGHYHEVLDFAEDLLVFILTQLKERYKDQIAVIQKSYPKAGDFKLPKDGKALRLNYMDGVALLKEAGVDVSEQERFENDFSTAMEKQLGQIIREKYDTDFYVLDKFPMAVRPFYTKADPKDARFSNSYDFFMRGEEIMSGAQRINDVNELMESMRAKGINPDQEGFEDYLNAFRQGCPPHAGGGLGLNRIVMFFLGLPNVRLATLFPRDPQRLRP; encoded by the exons ATGGCGGACTCCGAATTGCCCACTCGCCCTAAGCCCGAGGAGACCCCCGCCGCGGCCCCCGCGGAGGGTGCGGAGCAGAGCAAGAGCGCCAGCAAGAACGctgcgaagaaggccgcaaaggagaaggccaaggccgaGAAAGCTGCTGCGCGCGCCGCCCAGGAGAAGGCTCAGGCCGCCGCTGCTGAGGCCAACGACACCGCAAAGGATCTCTACGGCAAGATCCCCGAATCCGAAGACGTCCTCCCCACCACGAAGTTCGATGATATTACCGATGACCACTACGAGAAGGAGATCACCGTGGTCGCTCGTGTGGACAATGCCCGTGTTCAGAGTGCCAAGCTGGCCTTCCTGATGCTCAGACAGCAGGGCAAGAAGGTGCAGGCTGTTATTGCCGCTGCGGAGCCCATCTCGAGACAGATGGTCAAGTACACCGGTGGACTGAACGTCAACTCCATTGTCCAGGTTACTGGTGTCGTCAAGAAGCCCCAGGTGCCCATTGCCTCGGCTACACTTAACAACCATGAACTGCACATCCGCAAGGTCTACACGATTGCTGAGGCCGCTCAACAGCTTCCTATGCAGGTCAAGGATGCCGAGAGACCGCCTCCGGAGACCACCGAGGAGGGCAACGAGGTTGACGCTGATGGCGTCCCCATCGTCACTCTTAAGACCCGTCTTGACAACCGTGTCCTCGATCTGCAGACTGAGACTAGCCAGGCTATTACTTGGATCTCGAGCGGCGTTGCAGAGTTATTCGCAGAGTACATGATCAAGAGCGGCTCGCGGTGGATCTTCACTCCTAAGCTGGTTTCTTCCGCTACGGAAGGTGGCAGTAACGTTTTCGAGGTCAAGTACTTCAAGAGGAACGGATACTTGGCCCAGAGCCCACAGCTGTACAAGCAGATGTGTATCGCCGGTGACATGGAAAGCGTGTTCGAGATTGCTCCCGTTTTCCGTGCGGAGGACAGCAACACCCACAGACATTTGACTGAG TTCTCCGGTCTTGATTTCGAGAAGACCTTCCACGGCCACTACCATGAGGTCTTGGATTTCGCCGAAgacctcctcgtcttcattCTTACCCAGCTTAAGGAGCGCTACAAGGATCAGATCGCTGTTATCCAGAAGTCCTACCCCAAGGCTGGCGACTTCAAGCTTCCCAAGGACGGCAAGGCCCTGCGCTTGAACTACATGGACGGTGTCGCTCTGTTGAAGGAGGCCGGTGTCGACGTCTCCGAGCAGGAACGATTTGAGAACGACTTCAGCACGGCTATGGAGAAGCAGCTTGGCCAGATCATTCGCGAGAAGTACGACACTGATTTCTACGTCCTGGACAAGTTCCCCATGGCCGTGCGCCCCTTCTACACCAAGGCCGACCCCAAGGATGCCCGCTTCTCCAACTCGTATGACTTCTTCATGCGTGGTGAAGAGATCATGTCCGGTGCCCAGCGTATTAACGACGTCAACGAGCTGATGGAGTCGATGCGCGCCAAGGGCATCAACCCCGACCAGGAGGGCTTTGAGGACTACCTGAATGCTTTCCGCCAAGGCTGCCCTCCCCACGCCGGTGGTGGTCTTGGTCTGAACCGTATTGTCATGTTCTTCCTGGGTCTGCCCAACGTTCGTTTGGCGACCTTGTTCCCCCGTGACCCTCAGCGTCTGCGCCCGTAA